Below is a genomic region from Candidatus Schneideria nysicola.
ACGTGAACGCCGTATAGCCGGTGCGCATGAGACTGTTTCTAATATGGGATTCTATGCCGCGGAAGCGGCATTAGATATGGCTGGAATTCAAGCAAACCAGGTAGGAATGATTATTGTCGCAACCACTTCTTCTAGTCACGCTTTCCCAAGTTCTGCTTGCCAATTACAAAGAGATTTAGGAAGTATTGATACCATTGCTTTTGATTTATCTGCGGCTTGTTCTGGATTTATTTATTCTTTAAGTATAGCTGATCAATATATTAAACATGGATTGATAAATTATGCATTAGTCATCGGTTCTGATACTTTAACCCATACCTTAAATCCTAATGATAGGGGGACTTTAATTCTATTTGGAGATGGTGCAGGTGCAGTATTACTAGGTCAATCAGACAATCCAGGTATTATTTCTACTCATTTACATGCAGATGGATGCTATGGAAATTTACTGACGTTACCTTATCAAAATCGTATTGATCCTTCTTCTATTTCTTATTTAGAAATGTCAGGAAATGATGTATTTAAAGTAGCGGTGATGGAATTAACTCAAGTTATCAGTGAGACTCTTATTGCTAATAATTTAGATTGTAGTGCATTAGATTGGTTAATTCCTCATCAAGCTAATTTACGTATAATTACAGCTACTACCAAACGGATGGCTATTCCTATGGAAAAGGTTATAGTTACACTCGATAGACACGGTAATACTTCTGCTGCTTCAGTTCCATTGGCTTTAGATGAGGCAGTCAGAGATGGTCGTATTCAATCGGGTCAACTAATTTTATTAGAAGCATTTGGTGGGGGATTTACGTGGGGTTCAGCACTTCTTCGATATTAAACAAGGTAAGGTATGATTATGAATCGATTTGCTATGTTATTTCCAGGACAGGGTTCTCAAAAAATTGGGATGTTATCAGAATTGGCCCAAAAAT
It encodes:
- a CDS encoding beta-ketoacyl-ACP synthase III, which produces MFSKILGTGSYLPQKIRSNFDLEKMVNTSDEWIVARTGIRERRIAGAHETVSNMGFYAAEAALDMAGIQANQVGMIIVATTSSSHAFPSSACQLQRDLGSIDTIAFDLSAACSGFIYSLSIADQYIKHGLINYALVIGSDTLTHTLNPNDRGTLILFGDGAGAVLLGQSDNPGIISTHLHADGCYGNLLTLPYQNRIDPSSISYLEMSGNDVFKVAVMELTQVISETLIANNLDCSALDWLIPHQANLRIITATTKRMAIPMEKVIVTLDRHGNTSAASVPLALDEAVRDGRIQSGQLILLEAFGGGFTWGSALLRY